CTCGCAGGGCACCACCGGGTCATTGCACCTGACCTGCGGGGATTCGGCGCCAGCACGCGTGCTGCGGACGGCTACGACGCGTGCAGCCTCGCTGACGACGCCGAAGGCCTGCTGGACGCCCTTGGCGAAACCTCGGCGGCGGTGGTCGGCATCGACGCGGGCACTCCGCCCGCCTTTCTCTTCGCCATGCGGCGCCCCGGTCTTGTGCGCCGGCTTGTGGTCATGGAATCGCTGCTGGGCAGACTGCCGGGCGCCGAGGCCTTCTTCGCGAACGGGGCACCGTGGTGGTTCGGCTTCCACGCGGAGCCCGGACTGGCGGAGGTCGTGCTGAGCGGCCACGAGGCCGAGTACATCAACTGGTTCCTCGACTCCGGCACCCTCGGCCGGGGTGTGCGCCCCGGTATCCGCGACGCATTCGTCAGCGCCTACGCGGGGAGCGAAGCCCTGCGCTGCGCGTTCTCGTACTACCGCGCGCTGCCCACCAGCGCACAGCAGGTCCAGGAGGCCGTCGATTCGGGCCGGCTCACCGTGCCCACCATGGCGGTGGGCGCCCGCCCCGTCGGCTCGGCACTCGAACGGCAGCTACGGCCTTTCGCCGACGATCTGGTCGGCCACGTCATCGAGGATTGCGGCCACATCATTCCGCTCGACCGCCCCCGGGCACTCCTCGACCTGTTGTTGCCATTCCTCGCGGAGCGGGCCCAGGAAGCGATCCCCGAGTAGTCCTGATCATGTCTGCGTGATCGTTACCGCGTTGGGTAGCCGCACGACATGTTCAAGCATCGACGTGTACGGGTTGGGGGCGTTCTGCTGAGCGGCTGGGTTGTGCTGGCGGCTGTGGAGCGGTGGGTGGAGGGGGCTGGGTGGCCGACTGCGATGGCGGCAGGCTTCTCGTGGTCGTGCGTGGTGGCCGGTGTGTGGTGGTTCGCGGAGTGGACTCAGGCGCAGGGGACAAAAGCGGACGCCGCCCGCGCCGTGATCCCGGCGCCTTCGGATGGCGAGCGGGCGAAGTCCGTAACGCCCGAGGCTGCTTCGCAGGACGGACCTCCTGCGACAGGAGTGGCGAGTGAGGGCCCGCCACCGCGAGTCCCGAACAGGAGCGGTGCGCAGGCGCGCGGTGGAGCATCCGAGAGCTGAGGGCCCCTCCGTGCTCCAGCAGGCGGCACGCCGGTGAGCCGAACGCCGAACCACGCGTAGCGCCGCCTGCTGAAGCCGGAGCCCTTCGCAGCCGGCGCTACGGAAACTCGCGGCGGTGGGAGGCTCCGGTCGTCCTCAGGCCAGCGGTACCAGTGCGCTCACGCATTTTCCCCCGCCGGCGCGATACGTGATGGCGATGCTGCGCGCGAGGCGGCAGATCACGGGCCAGCCGTGACCTCCGACCCTGATCATGCCGCGGGCGTCGGTGCGTTCCGGGGCCGTCGGCACCTGGTCGCTGCGGTCACTCACGCTTACGCGTAGCCCTTCCCGGGTCAGCTCGGCCTCGAAGTCCGTGATGCCGCCGCCGTGCAGGAGGGCATTCGTCACGAGCTCCGAAGTGACCAGCAGCGTGTCTGCCAGGACATCTTCATCGCGCTCCGATTCGGGCAGGCAAAAGAGCTCGTGCAGCAGGAATTCGACTTCCCTGCGCGCCTCTGCCGGGCTGCGCGGCACAGGCGATCCCGGGGAAAGGCGACTTGTCACTTCATCAGTAGACACACTCCAGCGCTCCTTGAGTATGGTCTTGCCGACTCGCCGGGAGCGGCTGGTTGGCGGCCACGCGCGGCTGCGGTGCTCAGGTTGCCCATGAGGGCTGGGAAGGCGCTTCGGCTCTCTGGTTCTTGGCCACAGCAATTCACATCCAAGCTGCACTCGACAACAGGTGCTTGATGTTCGCCTGACCGCGCTCCTCCGCGCCAAACCTATTTCTGTGTGCGTCGCGCGTGGCCATGCGTGTGTTCAGTGGGAAGGCACCCTGTATGTACTGGACTTGCGGTCCCCATGCCTTCGCGTCCGCCGAACGTGTGATTGCTCAGGAGCCCGACCCAGGATCGGGGTGTACGGGGTCGACGATGCCGGCTCTGGCTGCCTCCAGCTGGGCGGCGAAGGCGATGCCCAGAAACAGGGCAATGCCGGTGAGGTTCGCCCAGAGCAGCAGCACGACAAATGCCGTCAGGGGTCCGTACACCGCGCCGAACGAGCCGCTCTTGGCGACATAAAAGGCGAGAAGCCAGGTGGTACCGACCCACAGGAGCAGGTGAACGGTAGTTCCGAAGGCAAGCCAGGTGTAGCCGGGTTGGTCACGGCGCGGGGACCAGCGGAAGATCACGGCAGAGGCCACTCCTGCGAGCAGCACACCGAGGGGTATTTCCAGCGGCCCCCACCAGTCGAGCCAGGAACGGGACCAGCCCAGGGCCTCCACCACCGAGTCCCTGACCGCCTCGCCCGCGACGAGTACGAGGAAGCCAATCACCAGTGGAAGCCCTCCCCCCGCCGCCAGCAGCAGCCCCCGACCGTATTTCTTCAGGAAAGGCCGGTCGCGTTCGATGCCGTAAATACGGTTGCAGCCTCGCTCGATCTGCCCCATCGCAGAGGCGAGATTGAGCATGGCGAAACCGAGCCCCAACCACATCGCCAGTGCACCGGCCGCGTCCGCCTCGGCGCTGCGTCGCGTGTCTCTCAGAGCCCCCTGCACCAGCTCGGCACTGGCGCCCGGCACGATCCTGCCGACCGTCAATTCGATCACTCGGCTCAGACTCTCCGTGTGCACGGTCGTCGCCACCCCGACAAGAGCGATCGTGAAGGGCACCATACCCACGACGATCTGAAAGGCCAGAGACCGTGCGAAGCTGAATCCGTCCGCGTAGCGGAAACGGGAGAAGGCATCGAGGAAGAGCTTGCGTCCGCCGTAGCGGCGCAGCGAAGTGAACGCTTCGTCGCCCGAGAGTTCTTCTCCGAGCATGTCCCGCGTCTGCGGCACGTGCACCACGGTCCCCATACAGCCCCTCCTCCACCCCACCAATGCCTGCGCCGACTGAACGGCCTGCCCTGCGCCATGGGGCGTGAAGCTCGCCGTTACCGCCGAAGGCTGCCGGGGGAGCGAGTGGGCGGCGGCCCTACGGGAGAGCCCCGCAGCATCGGCTACCCCGTTCTCGCCCTTTCAACAAAGGAGCTCCGGGTGTCGCGTTCCGGCGCCCGGGATCACAGGAAACGGCGGAAGGGAATGACCGCGGCCTCCCGGGCGCGCTGCGTGAGTGAACGTCGCGTCCAGCGGCCGGCCTTGATCGCGTCCGGCGCGAAGTAGGCGGTGGCCAGACGCACCCGCTCCTCGGCGGATTCCAGCATGACCCTCATCAGGGTCTGCATGTCCTGCCAGCCGAAGCTGGCGGAGCCGCGCACCACCTGTACAACGGCGTTGCCGTGTGGGCGGTGGTCGATAAAACGGTCGCGGTCGTCGAAGAGTTCGTCGTGGCACTCGGCCCAGTTCTGGGCGAAAGCCGCGGCGATACCGTCCACCGTCGGGCCACGGACCCGC
This portion of the Streptomyces sp. NBC_01750 genome encodes:
- a CDS encoding alpha/beta hydrolase — protein: MSVSAPLSAAPEPARVELRRVATNGIELNVAIAGEGPVVLLLHGFPHTWRLWTDVIGELAGHHRVIAPDLRGFGASTRAADGYDACSLADDAEGLLDALGETSAAVVGIDAGTPPAFLFAMRRPGLVRRLVVMESLLGRLPGAEAFFANGAPWWFGFHAEPGLAEVVLSGHEAEYINWFLDSGTLGRGVRPGIRDAFVSAYAGSEALRCAFSYYRALPTSAQQVQEAVDSGRLTVPTMAVGARPVGSALERQLRPFADDLVGHVIEDCGHIIPLDRPRALLDLLLPFLAERAQEAIPE
- a CDS encoding ATP-binding protein, which produces MPRSPAEARREVEFLLHELFCLPESERDEDVLADTLLVTSELVTNALLHGGGITDFEAELTREGLRVSVSDRSDQVPTAPERTDARGMIRVGGHGWPVICRLARSIAITYRAGGGKCVSALVPLA
- a CDS encoding YihY/virulence factor BrkB family protein, whose protein sequence is MGTVVHVPQTRDMLGEELSGDEAFTSLRRYGGRKLFLDAFSRFRYADGFSFARSLAFQIVVGMVPFTIALVGVATTVHTESLSRVIELTVGRIVPGASAELVQGALRDTRRSAEADAAGALAMWLGLGFAMLNLASAMGQIERGCNRIYGIERDRPFLKKYGRGLLLAAGGGLPLVIGFLVLVAGEAVRDSVVEALGWSRSWLDWWGPLEIPLGVLLAGVASAVIFRWSPRRDQPGYTWLAFGTTVHLLLWVGTTWLLAFYVAKSGSFGAVYGPLTAFVVLLLWANLTGIALFLGIAFAAQLEAARAGIVDPVHPDPGSGS